TCTTATCAAGAGGTCATTTTTCATACAAATCTCATTTTCATTTATTACAGGAATGCTTCCCCGTTTGTTCAATAAAAAAATGCCAACCCGTATAAGGCTGACTCAATGCATGATGTCCGCTTAATTCAAAACATTCACTCCGACTACATTAGCTCCCAACTTGTCTATATTTAAGAAGTTAAAACTCTGTATTTTTAACCCATATAAGCATGATATAATTATTTTATTTAATATCCTTCAACCGTAATTACACTTTTATTGTTTTAAAGGGGAGATTATTATTTCAGATTTAGAACTACCAATTTATCCCGAATCGGAGTATTTAGGTGATCTTGGCGTTAGAACTGTCGAATCGGTAATATGTGATAAAATCGGTTTAATTTTTCGTAGACAAGAAAAAAATGACCTCGGTATTGATGCTCAAATTGAATTTATACAAGAAGATAGAAAAGGAACAGGGATTAATAGCAATTCAGATAAAATGTGGCATATCTTTTTTTAATGAACAAAATGATGAAGGATTTATATATAGAGGAGAATTAGAACATTACTATTATTGGATTAATCATTCCCTTCCAGTTTTATTAATTATTTGCCATCCTACAACGAAAGATAGTTATTGGGTACATGTTACAAAGGCTAATACTAAATTATTATCAAAGTCTTGGAAAATAACTATCCCATTTAATAATCGTTTAGATTCAGAATCAAAATATGAGCTAAAGCGTATAGCTGATCAACTACAACACGGAGATATGGCAGAGCTAGCTTTATTTAAATTTCTCCACGAAAAATATGAAAACAGAATAAAAATCGTTCCTCTACTTCAGGAGCCACGTGATTTTCATGGTCTATCATATATTATTGAATTAGATGGACAGCTACATATGGTAGGTTACTTTTTCGTTAATTATAGCCAATTAATCCAAAAACACATAGAAGAATTTGAATCCTTATATCACTCAAACATGTCTTCCATGGGTTGGGATAGTTATGAGAAGGATGCCAAACTATTCCTCTTTATTATTTCCGGTTCCCGTGATGACCTAAAGTTAAGTAAAGCTAAAATACAATCCTTAGTAGATTATATTTTTTAAAGTACTTCACTCTGGAATACGCAGGGCCTCCCTTTTTCCATTTGACTGAAATTTGTACTGTGCAGCTATGTATTAAAAAGTTTAATTCTCATCATCGGGTCTTAACCAATCCATAAAATTACTAAATATATTATTTTCTAATTCTTCAAAGGATACATCATCTTCTTCACCAGGATAATTTACAAAGTTTAGATATTTATAAGCCTGATTATATACATTAATTTGACTGATTTTATTTTCTTCTGCTATATAATCTACCCATTCTTTACTATATAGCTGTATCCAATTCCAAACGTCATTTGGAGCTGACATGTCTTCATATTTCATATTCCAAAAAAGTTGTATTAAAAAGTAGGCAGGGGATACATTAAATAATTTTGCCTCCTTTTCAAAATCTGAAAGTTTATTTTCATTATATATACAGGGCTTCTTTACATACTCTTCTTCTCTGGTTTTATAAAGAGTCTTATCCTTATTGAAAATAGGGAACAATGTATTTATAAGTAGGAACTCCATTGTTTCCCTTTCTTCTTGATCATCTATTAAATATGTATCAATACGGTAAATATAGTCTTTAAATCTGGAATCTGTGATATGGTCATTTAAACGGGTATTTAATGAACTCCAAATACCATCGTTATTAATACCAACATACAGAACGGTGTCATTTTTATCATATAATACATATAAACCTTTTTCACCTGGGGGTATCTGAAAAGGACCAAACAATTCAAGATGCTTTTTATCGTTCTTGGTCACTTTTTTTATGTTCCAGATAGCATATGTCATAAAAGGTTTCGGGAATTTAAAGTCTAATTTTATTGAAACTTCACCTTGGATCTCAGCAAAAGAAAAATTTTCTATACCTGATTTTCTTTTCTCCACCACAACACACCTCATTTATCATTATTATTTTAGAAGTCAGCAAACGCATAATAGTTTTCGATAAAATTATACACTATTTAACTAACCTACTCATTCTTCTACAATGTCACTTAAAAATAAAGAGATTTATTGTGCAGTAAGAGTATGCTATGCAATATAAGAGTTACTCAACAATCTGGCCCGATTTTTGAAGAAGAAAAGATCCTGCATATAACACAGGATCTTTAATCAATCTCTTTTAAAAAAATACATATTAAACATTATTCATGAAATATTCAATATGCATAAAACCAAAAACTGCCTGTGAAAGAAAAATCACAAGTAGTTTTTTATTTTTTGTTTAATATTTTCAAACAATATTTATAAATATCAATATTACCGATAATAACTAATTTTATTTTTAATCTTGCACGTGTAAGAATTTGGTACAGCATTTTATCCAAATTGTATCCTGGAGATTTAGGTATAGGTCTCGTTTCTAACAATGAATGTTGATTATAAAAAAATGTTTGATCAATTACACCAACAATGTTATCAAACTCTTGCCCTATAATTTTATGAGCATTTTCATTAAAACTGAATTGATACTTTTCATAAACTAATTTATCAAAAAAAGAACCTGTATAGTTAAAAACTTCCCAATCCTGATTAATTAAAAATTTAATATGGCTTTTTGCCAGTTCTATATTATTAAAATAAATTAATTCTACGTTAGGATACATCATATTTTGATTGTACTTAGTTTTATCGAAAAGGTTATTGATAAAGCTAGATAACTCTTGGTTGATTCTAATACTATTGGTTAGAGTAAATACTTCTGCATGTAATTCATTTTCAATTACAGATGGTATATTTCTTTTAAATTCTGCGTCTGAGAAACATTGTTTTCTGTCATAAGAAAAAATATATAGTTTTTTATTTTCTTTAATTTTTTCAATTAACAAATCAAATTGATAACGTTTATTTCGTTGACATTCATCAAAGATTATAACGTCATAATCTTTGATATCACTTATAAATGAATCGAATTCTGAAATACCTTTTATATCCCAATTAGGTACTCTATTTAATCTTCGTTGTCCCCTATTTAAATCACCACAATGGATTATAAGTACTTTTTTTCCGTTATCGATAATGGTAGAAGCAATATCATATGTTAATAACGTTTTACCTGTTCCTGGACCTCCTGTAATACTAATAAAAACGTGTTCAGTTTTTTTCTCGTATTTATCTATAATTTTATTCTTAATTTCAGTTTGTCGCTCTGTTAAAATATACTTTTTATCAATAAACTTTTTGTGGGAATTAAAAGGTGAAACTAAAAAATTCTTTGGTGAAAATAGTTCAACAAGGTCTTTTTTTTCAAAATTTATTTGTTCCCTTAGACTTTCAATCACTGTATCAATTGAAATTAATACAAAATTGTCTTCAGCATCTATAAAGTAGAATTGATTTTCATCTGCGACAAAGGTAAAGCAGTATGTAGGCACTTCTAAAAAGTTCAAATAAAACTTATGTTCTAGTAACTGCTTTCTTGCTTTTTCAATCTTTAAAGTACTTTTTAATTCAATGTTAATTATACTTTCGTTACTAATTCTTAATAAATCAAATTCACAATTAATTTGCGGAATTTTAAAATCCACATAGAAATACTCTAAATTATAATATTTTTCTTCAAAAAAACATTTAACTAATTCATTTAAATCATTTAATTCACTTTCTTTAAGTGATACACCAAATGAATCTGCAGTTTTTTTGTATATATCTACTTCAAAAGTATTCCTAACACTTAAAAGCGAATATAAATTAACTGGTTGCATAAAATAACCCTTTCTAATAATAGGAATTTTTTAATAATTATTACCTCTATTATATAAAATTTTGCATTAATAATACGATGGTTTATTATATATAGTAATAAAATAATTAGAGGAGTTGGTTAATATGGATGATGCATCATATAAAAAAATCTTAAAGTGCGCAGCAGCAGCCAAGGAACTACATTCGGATTTTGATAATCGCATAAGTTGTTTTCAAGAAGACTATAACAATGCTTTCAAATTAAATGATAGATCAAAACGGTTAATTAAGTTAAAACGCATAAGAGATGAACTTAACGGATACTTCATCAAAATATATCAAGTAGTATTAAGTGGAACTACTCTATATAAAAAGAAAAAGAAACGTACCAAGCATCAGGAACAAATGATGGAGATTTTTAGGGATGATATTAGTATTTTAGATGAGGCTATAGATAAGTTAGCACATGCAAGAAACCTTTCTGGTCATCCAATTGCATATCAGTTAAATTTAGAAGCTTTTAAGCAAGAGGCATTTATAAAAAAAGTTTTATTAAAAGTTGAAAACAAATTAACTGAATTACTTGAAGTTAATGAAGAGACTATTTTAACCGAAAAAAGAAGACAAGAAAATTGGCTAGAAAAGGAATCTAGAAATCAAATCTCGGTAAGAAGATCATCCAATAAAAAAGCAAATTAAAATTCATTAACTAGATTGTAAATTAAGATTTATGGTCTAGTTTTTTATATTTTTATTACTTTCGCTAGATTATCATTATAATAAATTCCTTTTTATCACAATTCAATACTCACACAATATCGCGTGCTACTCACTGTTTTCTGTTGCTTTGAAATAAAGTTTGATCAAAAATATCCTAAAAACCAGAATTTCATAATAAATATAAAGAATCCAGCTAGAAAAAAGATTGATCAAAATGGATTCTTTATCAGCAGATATTAGTTTCTTTTTTATAAAAGTTGGATCGTTTCGTAATGATGTTGCTCAACAATCGCGCCCGATTGTGGAAGAAGAAAAAAATATAGGCTTTTTAATCAAACTTTTTATAAACGTTG
This DNA window, taken from Lysinibacillus sp. FSL M8-0337, encodes the following:
- a CDS encoding DUF4365 domain-containing protein; this translates as MNLYKKIEKEQGLIAIQIKCGISFFNEQNDEGFIYRGELEHYYYWINHSLPVLLIICHPTTKDSYWVHVTKANTKLLSKSWKITIPFNNRLDSESKYELKRIADQLQHGDMAELALFKFLHEKYENRIKIVPLLQEPRDFHGLSYIIELDGQLHMVGYFFVNYSQLIQKHIEEFESLYHSNMSSMGWDSYEKDAKLFLFIISGSRDDLKLSKAKIQSLVDYIF
- a CDS encoding DNA/RNA helicase domain-containing protein, which translates into the protein MQPVNLYSLLSVRNTFEVDIYKKTADSFGVSLKESELNDLNELVKCFFEEKYYNLEYFYVDFKIPQINCEFDLLRISNESIINIELKSTLKIEKARKQLLEHKFYLNFLEVPTYCFTFVADENQFYFIDAEDNFVLISIDTVIESLREQINFEKKDLVELFSPKNFLVSPFNSHKKFIDKKYILTERQTEIKNKIIDKYEKKTEHVFISITGGPGTGKTLLTYDIASTIIDNGKKVLIIHCGDLNRGQRRLNRVPNWDIKGISEFDSFISDIKDYDVIIFDECQRNKRYQFDLLIEKIKENKKLYIFSYDRKQCFSDAEFKRNIPSVIENELHAEVFTLTNSIRINQELSSFINNLFDKTKYNQNMMYPNVELIYFNNIELAKSHIKFLINQDWEVFNYTGSFFDKLVYEKYQFSFNENAHKIIGQEFDNIVGVIDQTFFYNQHSLLETRPIPKSPGYNLDKMLYQILTRARLKIKLVIIGNIDIYKYCLKILNKK